Genomic window (Helianthus annuus cultivar XRQ/B chromosome 3, HanXRQr2.0-SUNRISE, whole genome shotgun sequence):
ATGAGTGGTACAAGCGAAGAAGGTATTGCATTTAGTTCGGCATTTGATAATGCAAACGAGTCGATCATGAGAAGGCATGTTGACTCGACATGGAAGATCAAGAAGTTTTTGAATGTTGGATCGGAATCAGAGTTAAAGAGAAGCATCAAATTGATCGATGACTTTGTTTATAAGTTGATCCAGATGAAGTCTAAACAAATGCACGACTCAACGGATGATATTTCGGTATATATGCTAATAATTAATTTGTTGTTTTCCCACAAAAATCATAGGATGATTTTAAGTGACCACCACCTCCTACAATTATGACAAAAAAGGAGTTTCGCATAGCCTAAGTGGTGAAGGTTTAAGAACACATGAATTTTTGTGGGTGGACAATCTCAAGCCAGCTTTTCTTGTTTCATTAACTTGAAGAAAAACTATCATTTGGTCTAACATCTATATATTTATAGTAAACATAACTTTGGAATTCAAATAAACATTTATTTAAACAAACAATTATCATTATCTAATAACTTTGAATGACGACCCCCCTATCCTTTTTCTCTTAAATCGGGATTAAAAAGGAGTTGAAGCCTGATTTGTGAAACTTGCAGCTGAAGAAAGAAGACATTCTTTCTAGGTTTATGCAAACGAATGATAGAGATACAAAGTACTTACGAGATATAGTACTAAACTTTCTACTTGCTGGTAAGGACACTATAGCTATTACTATGACTTGGTTCATTTACATGCTTTGCAAACATCCCGACGTTCAAGATAAGGTTGCAAAAGAAATCAAAGAAGCAACCTATGTGAATGAGCAGGATGATATCACTAATGTTGCGGATTTTGCTTCTTGTGTGACCGAGGATGCACTCCAAAAGTTGAACTATCTTCATGCAACGTTAACGGAAACTATGAGACTCTATCCTGCGGTTCCAATGGTATTTTAAGGATCGGATCACGCctgagattttttttttatattatatatatataatttcctAACAATAAGGAGTGATATATATATACAGGATCCAAAGATATGCTATTCTGATGATGTGCTACCAGATGGTTATAATGTGAAGAAAGGGGATATGGTTACATACATGCCATATGCAATGGGCAGGATGAAGTACCTATGGGGTGAGGATGCAAATGAGTTCAAACCAGAAAGATGGCTTGATCATAGCGGTGTCTTCCATCCAGAGAACCCTTTCAAATTTACAGTCTTTCAGGTTAGCTAGTGTGTGTAATACCTACCAATCTACTAAAAAACAGGGACCTAGCTAGCTATGACTGACCGCTTCATATATTTATCCCTACCAAAGTACGTGGTGTGGATTATTCATGTGCCTCATAAATGGATTTTACAAAGTAATTTAAATGTGTATATgaattgatgttcaaaacaaaaataagaaaaaaaaaacggtaTGACTAATTTATTGTACAAGTGATAAGTAAAACTGTAAAAccaaacttttcgctcagtagcgTTACatatgtagtttttgtatagaaatttttgggtatatacgttttcgaccccacgGTTCTGTAGAAATTTTTGGTTTCCCTGTTTTTGCTTGCTAGATTCTTGTTGGTTTAATAAAATTAACCTTTCAAATTAGTTAATACTTTGTTACTTAAAGTAGAATTTGAATTGAATAAATTAATGATAGTCTGTTagttaatgttgaaaagaaaatttAATTCATTGTTGTTATAGTTGCATATTTGGTAAGAGATGATAATAATATTTTCATTGCAGTATTAACCTAGTTTCTATTATTCTGTAGGCCGGACCACGAATTTGTTTGGGTCGAGATTTTGCATATAGGTTCCTGAAGATCTTTTCTTCTATCTTGTTGGGCTGCTTTGTGTTCAAGTTGAGTGATGAAAACAAAGTTGCTTCCTACAAAACCACAATTAATCTTTCTATCGATGGTCCATTGCatgtttttgtttcttttaggTCTGGTTTAGCGAAATCTTAGACTTAAAATGCAATAATCTTGCATTTATATTTTATGTTCAATAAGAGTACTGAACACAATCTGCGTAATAGATTTTCTGTATACCCCATAAAAAatgaatttgtttttttttttttttttttctgaaataaCGGCGTTCAGATCATGGTCTCAATTTCGTAGTGGGCTTCAACACCGACCCCATGAGATTTTAAGACGGAAGAGAAACTAACTTAGAACTTAGAAAAAAAGCACATCCCTGGTGGAGTTGAGATTTGGAATTGGAAGTCTTACACATGTAAGAACCTAAAGTAAAATTTTAATttggtgtaaaaaaaaaatctttagtGTACGTTACAACCCTACCTTTATCTTGGATTCTTGGGATCTGTaactaaaaaaatattaaatagtttataGTTATagaagttaaaaaaaaacaaaagaaaaaaaaaaccctaacttcataaTGATCTTTATTTACACAGAGCATACGTTGGTTAGCCATTGTCACACCTTTAGCATGTAATTATTCGTAACGCAAAGATTGATACGTTTAATGGGTCGATGTGATTGGCAAATGGGACCTTGTTGAGGTGACTGAGCCAGCAAGTTTCACGAGGATAACAACCTCTCTAGTGGAATATGAATTGGTAAATGTTAATAAAGAATGATTGCATATATTCTTCTTGGGTTAGTTAGTTGGCATTTCTTGTTTGTTTAACACGAACAGAACATATCGTCTTTCAAAGTGTAAAACGATTGTGTATCATGTCTAATCTATTAAATAAGCAACTCATTTACTTAAACGTGTTGATATTCTATCCGTTTGACTGAACAAACCAACCAGCACAAAAGATCAATCCACCACTTTTAAACAATTCATTTACAACCCGTCAACCCACTTAGCTCATTTAAATAAATGTGTTACGCGAGTTGTATCATGGCCGTGTTTCCAGAAATTATTTATAGTAATACCTGCTCTAATCAAGCACTGACTTTTTCAAGTGACCATTGATATAACTTTTCAATCAAACTTGACCCTGACCCACACTAACAAATCCCTCTTCTTGAAAACAACCCAGCAAAAAAACAAACGAAATTGGTTACACGCGCACGTTGCTTTAAGAATGAGCTGTTTGTATCCCTAAATCTGCACAGGGCCTAAGGCACTCGGCAAGAGGTTCATCGCTTCTATCTGCTCAGGAATGAAAGTCACGGAGGGCAAATTTTGTCCATCAAGGGGTTGTACATAaaagatgattttttttttaatttttttattctaGACAAGTCACTTAGATCATATACAGGATATTAAAAATTATGGTGATACCTAGCGCATTGCTTACGTAATGTGTGCATCTTAGCCTTGGCTCATTTAAATACAGTGCTCACTCATAGAGCAGGCGGCAGTCACTCACAAAACAAATGTTTGGTGCTTCGAGTTTCCAACGCATGTGACAAGAGCGGGTTTTATTCATATATTTTTTCAATCACGGACCAGGTAATTTAAAGACCCGATAGCACAAGGGCATGGTCTCCTCACATCACATGAAGTAATACAAAATCTTGAAAGAAGACTATCAAGTATCATAACCAGattaagaaataaaaaataaagcagaaaattACCCTACGTAAATCTCAGAAAATCCCAGAGCTAAGAATCTGCAACGTGAATTTAAACTGTGTCACCATGATGTGCCAATCAAGCATGTAGCAATAAACATATTCGAACAAGATTTAGggcatacacacacacacactggcGGGTTCAAATGAGAACTACTAAGTATTTAGGAACACTTAGAAACCAATAATTCTTTAATGATTCTATAATGGCATATTCATGTGTGGTAATTATATATTCTAATGATTCGAAAAATAACCAGTGGATTAAATGGTTTCTAAATACTTAGCGGTTCTCCTTTAAACCATTATATAACACATATATCACATATTGTAAAAGACTTTTCTTTTAGTAAACAAAAAAAGTAAAATAGCACAATATGTAAACTTTATTAATCAACAAAAACCCATTTTCAAAGTTCATTCTGAATGGCTTGAGCCAACCCTGTGTGCAATGCTCAATCAAATCCTATAATCTTGATCAAATCAACCATAATAATCAACCCTATCCATAGGGTTACTTTATTATGGAATTCCTGTATGTACTTGATCTAAAAATTAACCCCCTAAGACTAATTTTGTATGGGCCGAAGCCCCATGCGTTATGGCCTATCAGTAATCACTTGGAACATCAAATAACTTTGGGTAATGTCAAAACTATTGCCCTCACCATATATCTAGAAAACAAACCATCACATTGGTTTCTTGTGGcaagaaaagaaaattgaaattTTGAAGAGTGAGTGGTTTTATAACCAAAAATTGTTCATTCTTACAAATAGAAACCGTAGTTTTTATACTTGTAAAGTTGCAATAAATTGCTTAAAATGTAGAATTCTACTTACCATATTAGATATATTTATAGAAAGTGGAATCCATTTACCCAAGTGGCACTTTAGCTTGGATGGAATAGTGCATGATTACTCTACCAAAAGTGTATTATGTGACCTCAATcgaaacaattattaaaaaaaatgctAATACAAGTTTACACACAGCATGGAAACAAAATGGCCAAGTATAGATAGTTCAATTTCATGTAACCAAAAAAATCAAAGCATGAGAAGTTTAGAAAAGATAGATACCATCAATGAGCCAACCATATCTACAGGGAGCAGTTGAAAGCATTGAAGTGAGCAATGCAGAAGCAGTGGCTGTGTGGAAGGGAAAGAATGATTCCACAGTAACACAACTCATCTCTACGGGTGACCTATTTTTTCACAAAGTTGTTAGATGTTATTTGGCGCAAGAAATGCATATTAAAAACAAAGACCCTGGAAACCCAACTTTCTTTCTATGTTCTAATCAACCGCATAACGAAAAAAACAGGCTCTCAAAATCCAATATtatacactacaaaaaaaaaaatcggtAAAATTAACACTGCTGAGAAGCGAAAACACAGGAAGCGAAATCCAATATTATGCATGAGGTTTCTAGTAAACAAACTATGATCAACAGCATACATGTCAAGTACCCGTCCGTCCAATTGCAAGTAGAAATGAACATACTAACTAAGATATTCAATTTATAAACTTTGTTTTCCTTTTGGGTTCAGTCATTGGAAGCTGTAAGACAAAAACTGGTAGCTACAATCAAATTTCCTCTAAACAACATTCAAGGCAATCTAGCAATAAGAATCACAGTGTGTGTGTGGTGTCAAATATCCTTAATAACTGGTTAAGCAAAACACGAGTATATGTGAAAATTCAAAATTGCAGATACTGAGGGAAAGTTGAAGGTTACGAAGAAAAAAAAACCTGAAAATGCGATGAGAAAGGGGTTTTCGAGAGCGGAAGGAGCGTGTACAGCCGGAGATTCTAGGAGCTGATGCTCTGACGGAGGTGGAGGCGGAACGGAGGAAGGACCTGGCTACGACGGCTGCCGCCATGACGATGAAGACCTATTGCTGGGTTTCGGAACCCTAGAATGTCCGGAGAGTGAGTTGTGAGGGGTTTTGTTTTATGCACAGCGCCACTAGCCGGAGAAAGGGGACTTGTTATTtttcatttctttgtgttttctatttaaaaatattttacttttattctttttctttatttatttttaaccGAAAACAATCACACGTGTAAACTCACCCTACTCGGAGCTATATTCAAGGTCGATTCTTTGACCGTCGTGAGATTGTAACCCACCCCCTATGCGCTAGAACCGGATGAAATCCATAAACCCTCGCCCCCACCATGTTCGAACTCGGGATTAAAGCCCAAATTCGTCTGTTCACCTAGATGGTCGTTGAAAATGGCCCAAGTGGGAATCAAACCTACGTCTCCACTAGGGAGGGGATGCCTCTTTACCACTAGACCAAATTCTCAGggcttttatttttttttttttattgaacggcattttacaaataaaactaatgttttaaatACAGTATGAAGCGACTGGTTAAACAAGATACCGGATCTGTGTCTGATACGATAAAGGTTCGTAAAACCAGAATACGATATGTCTTATCTACCGGCGGTAAATCAGTATTTTAAAACCTTTAAAATATTACTTAGTATA
Coding sequences:
- the LOC110931080 gene encoding cytochrome P450 704C1 isoform X2, which translates into the protein MTMDIIGNAVFILPVITTLFLLIILLYIYNEHQLHGKKYHPVGGTVLSMLINYKRLHHYMSDLSAKYKTYRLLSPFRNEVYTSDPANVEYILKTNFENYGKGAYLYNTNKELLGDGIFAVDGDKWREQRKVSSSQFSMKVLRDFSTIIFKKYAIKLGNILSEAASSKQKMDINELIMKATMDSVFKVGFGIDLENMSGTSEEGIAFSSAFDNANESIMRRHVDSTWKIKKFLNVGSESELKRSIKLIDDFVYKLIQMKSKQMHDSTDDISLKKEDILSRFMQTNDRDTKYLRDIVLNFLLAGKDTIAITMTWFIYMLCKHPDVQDKVAKEIKEATYVNEQDDITNVADFASCVTEDALQKLNYLHATLTETMRLYPAVPMDPKICYSDDVLPDGYNVKKGDMVTYMPYAMGRMKYLWGEDANEFKPERWLDHSGVFHPENPFKFTVFQAGPRICLGRDFAYRFLKIFSSILLGFLQNHN
- the LOC110931080 gene encoding cytochrome P450 704C1 isoform X1 — translated: MTMDIIGNAVFILPVITTLFLLIILLYIYNEHQLHGKKYHPVGGTVLSMLINYKRLHHYMSDLSAKYKTYRLLSPFRNEVYTSDPANVEYILKTNFENYGKGAYLYNTNKELLGDGIFAVDGDKWREQRKVSSSQFSMKVLRDFSTIIFKKYAIKLGNILSEAASSKQKMDINELIMKATMDSVFKVGFGIDLENMSGTSEEGIAFSSAFDNANESIMRRHVDSTWKIKKFLNVGSESELKRSIKLIDDFVYKLIQMKSKQMHDSTDDISLKKEDILSRFMQTNDRDTKYLRDIVLNFLLAGKDTIAITMTWFIYMLCKHPDVQDKVAKEIKEATYVNEQDDITNVADFASCVTEDALQKLNYLHATLTETMRLYPAVPMDPKICYSDDVLPDGYNVKKGDMVTYMPYAMGRMKYLWGEDANEFKPERWLDHSGVFHPENPFKFTVFQAGPRICLGRDFAYRFLKIFSSILLGCFVFKLSDENKVASYKTTINLSIDGPLHVFVSFRSGLAKS
- the LOC110931079 gene encoding protein NUCLEAR FUSION DEFECTIVE 6, mitochondrial; translation: MAAAVVARSFLRSASTSVRASAPRISGCTRSFRSRKPLSHRIFRSPVEMSCVTVESFFPFHTATASALLTSMLSTAPCRYGWLIDDS